The following coding sequences are from one Chitinispirillales bacterium window:
- the ung gene encoding uracil-DNA glycosylase — translation MDFLIGNWDKSWNVFFALQENLLKEIDVKLSILSKDETIFPNRKNIFKAFQFTNPENISVVILGQDPYHGEDEAMGLSFSVPQNIKIPPSLKNIFKELSNDLGVKIPLHGDLTNWAKQNILLLNSILTVTRNSPASHSKIGWEYFTDKVIAYLVKTGAPKVFVLWGNFAQRKKNLIDENRHKIIQNPHPSPLSANKGFLGSRPFSQINDFLKKTNQKEINWSLL, via the coding sequence ATGGATTTTTTAATAGGAAACTGGGATAAAAGTTGGAACGTTTTTTTTGCTTTACAAGAAAATTTATTAAAAGAAATTGATGTAAAATTATCAATACTCAGCAAAGACGAAACTATTTTCCCTAATAGAAAAAATATTTTTAAAGCGTTTCAATTTACAAATCCGGAAAATATTTCGGTAGTGATTCTTGGACAAGATCCGTACCACGGTGAAGATGAAGCAATGGGGCTTTCATTTTCTGTCCCCCAAAACATAAAAATTCCGCCGTCGCTAAAAAATATATTCAAAGAATTGTCAAATGATTTAGGTGTAAAAATTCCGCTTCACGGCGATTTAACTAATTGGGCAAAACAAAATATTTTGTTATTAAATTCTATTTTAACCGTCACAAGAAATTCTCCCGCTTCACACTCAAAAATCGGATGGGAATATTTTACCGACAAAGTAATTGCGTATTTAGTAAAAACGGGCGCTCCAAAAGTATTTGTTTTGTGGGGAAATTTTGCTCAAAGAAAAAAAAATCTAATAGACGAAAATAGGCACAAAATAATTCAAAACCCGCATCCGTCCCCGCTTTCCGCAAATAAAGGTTTTTTGGGAAGCAGACCTTTTTCACAAATAAACGATTTTTTGAAAAAAACAAATCAAAAGGAAATAAATTGGAGTTTGTTATAA